The Maridesulfovibrio sp. genomic sequence ACCAACAAACTCAAAGCATGCAAGGAAAAAGGTATCATAGGCTGTACCGGAGACGGCGTGCCGCCTTTTATCTATGAAAGCGGGTTCGCAGCCATCAAAGAAGTTGGCGGCCACGGCATTCCCTTTATCAAACCCTGGGGAGAAGAAGAGCTTAACGAAAAACTACAGAAAGCCCAGGAGACCGGATGTAAAATTATCGGTATGGATATCGATGCCGCCGGGCTGATCACTCTTAAAAAGATGGGCCGCCCAGTTACTCCCAAAAGCATACGCAAACTTCGTGAAATCATTGAATCCGTAGATGCCGACTTTATTCTCAAAGGTATCATGACTCCTGATGAAGCACGCATGGCTATCGATGCCGGAGCCAAGGGAATTGTTGTTTCCAACCACGGAGGTCGTGTACTCGATTCCTGCCCCGGCACAGCAGAAGTGCTTTTTGAAATCTCACGGGCAGTGGCCGGACAATGCTCCGTAATGGTAGACGGCGGTGTACGCACCGGAATTGACGTGCTCAAAATGCTGGCTCTGGGCGCAAATGCGGTCATGATCGGCCGCCCGTTCTCCATAGCTACCATGGGCGGCCTGCAGGAAGGTGTGGAAAAATACATCGACCAGCTTAAGTCAGAGCTCACCGCAGCCATGGTCCTTACCGGAACAGAGAAAGCAAGTTTCGTAGATATAAAAGTTTTATATCGTTAAGCACAAAAATAATATTTTGGTGTTGACGCAAGGCGATAGCGGAGTTATCTTTAAGTCAAAGGCAGAGGTAGTTGTACCAAGGCAACCCGTTACCAACCCTCAGACGGGAGTGAAATCAATTTGATGTCACTTTCTAAAAGCGAGTCTCCCAGCGAGGCTCGATTCGAGGGGAGCCTACCGCGAGAGTTCTTTTAAGACCTCCAACGGGCCCATGGAGAGATAGGAAATCGCCGGTTATCCCGGCAAATGCGAAAACGGATCCCCTCTTCTAAGGCAAAACGGATTTATTGAAACTTCGTAACCAACCATTAAATCGGTTTAGACGCGTATAGATAAGATCAAAACAACCGCTAATCCTGGTTGAAACGCGTAATTTAGGTAAAGCTAAAAGAAAACCGTCAACTTTGGTTAGGACACGTTACTTAGTAATCTGTAAAACATGTATTTAAAGCCCCCGGACAGGACTTCAGTTCTGTTCGGGGTTTTCTTTTGTGTGCTTTGTGCCTGTCTGATGGACATTCATCGTTTTGTGTGGAACTATTGGCAGACACTTAAATTATAACTACTAGACATTGCAGCATGAAACGCATTCTCTATTTTATAATCATATACACTATTGTAAGTTTATCTATATTTTGCGAACAAACACAGGCAGAACAAATAACTATCGGCTATATTGAACTACCGCCATACTACTATACAAACTCAGAAAACAAACCGGACGGATCATTAC encodes the following:
- a CDS encoding alpha-hydroxy-acid oxidizing protein; the encoded protein is MKEVRNNARELMKGYCKVCPVCNGKACVGEVPGMGGLGTASSFKNNVKALEALKLNMRTIHEFSEPDTSVNVMGIDLDIPVIAAPIGGVEFNMGGKVSEIDYVTNKLKACKEKGIIGCTGDGVPPFIYESGFAAIKEVGGHGIPFIKPWGEEELNEKLQKAQETGCKIIGMDIDAAGLITLKKMGRPVTPKSIRKLREIIESVDADFILKGIMTPDEARMAIDAGAKGIVVSNHGGRVLDSCPGTAEVLFEISRAVAGQCSVMVDGGVRTGIDVLKMLALGANAVMIGRPFSIATMGGLQEGVEKYIDQLKSELTAAMVLTGTEKASFVDIKVLYR